The sequence AAAGGTTACAAGGCAACTCATATTTTCCTGCGCAGATGGCACTTGTTGCGCAAAAGAAATTCGCTGGAAAAACATTCCAAGAATAAAATAGAGAACAACCTGCGTTTTATTTGGCGCCATTTAATGAGTCTGAAAATGTTTTACTTGGCATTTCGTAGTTCTCTACGATAGCAATTTTTTTATTCGCTGAAAAAAGTTCGCGTTTACCGGTAATTTTATTTTTCGCTATAACCACCAATCTTACCTGGTAATCGCGGCCGTTATTGTATTTATATTTTACTTTTTTACCGCTGCTTATATCACCGTTATTGTCCATATCCCAGAGATAATCTAAAATATCGTATCCGGGTAGTTGGGTTTCGCTTGCATCAAAGTCTACATAAAAATAACGTTTCGCCGTTTTCGGCGCCTTAAATTTTACCGGTAATTTTTCAAGATCTATTACAAGCATTGTATCTCTTTGCCTGATCAAACCAGTTGTTTTATCGGTGATATTTAATACAACTTTGTGCAAACCTTCTTGCTCAAAACAATGTTCAATGTTTAACCCTTCGGCGCTCGTGCCATCGTCAAATTCCCAGTTATAAAACATAGGCGCCGCAAGAGTGTCCAAAGATGCAGCCGCGTCAATGGTCACACATTTATAATTCGAGTCCAGATCAAAAGAACGTACATACGCCGAAGAATCGGCATACAGCGTGTAGGTTTCCAGAATGTCTTTTGCTGCGGCATCCTGGGTGATATCGGATAATTTTTGATAGAGTTTTAAAGCTAGTTTTATTTTACCACTCTCTTTACTACTCTTAGCATAGTTTGTAAACTGTGGAATGTTCTCATAAATACTATCACGAAAATACTCCGCGTAATATCTTTGCGCCGGTATATAATTTTCATTTAAAAAATTCGCGTCTGCTAACTTTAAAAGCACCGTGCGATCTTTTTTCTTCTCGTACAGTTTATCGTAGATGGGAATTGCTTCACCATACCGTTTCTCTTCAAACAATTTATCTGCCTTAGCAAGAACTTCCTTCTGAGAAAAACTTAACACTCCGTAAAAACATAAAACAGAAGAAAGCAGAGCTTTCTTTAACGAATCAGAAAAATAAGAATGTAGTTTGTGTATGCGCATAGCTAACAACTGTTGTCAAATGTATTCAAAACCCTCAAGTAATCAAAATTAATACCTTTCCTCCTGCTCATTTAGACGTTTAAAAGAAGGCTTTAACCTCAAAAAAATTAAGTATTTTTACAAGGATCTATGTACGGCATATTCAAACTTTTCTGGCAATATAATTTACCCCGCTGGTCGATATTGTTTATTGATACACTTATATGTGCCTTTGCATTGAGTCTTGCTTTTGTTATTCGTTTCGATTTTGCAAGTATTCCTGAAAATGATGCACGCAACCTGCCTTACGATTTTATTGTGGTATTGGGAGTGCGCCTGAGTTCCTTTGCTATTTCAAAAACCTATAAAGGGGTTGTTCGTTATACAAGTACACGCGACACCATTCGTATTTTCTCAGTAGTGGTAATTGGAAGTTTGTTGATTTTTGCTTTAAACATCATTTCTCACTCGGTGCTGGGTTACCGTTTTATCCCCAATTCAGTTCTTATCATCGACGCCTTAGTTTCTTTATTCCTGATGATTAGTTCGCGCCTTGCCGTAAAAGCTTTATACTTTGAAATTAAAAATCCGGCGCGCGAAAAAATGAATGTTATTATTTACGGCGCCGGAGAATCTGGAATTATTACCAAACGCACACTCGATCGCGATGCTGCAATCAAATACAAAGTGGTTGGTTTTATAGATGACGATGAGAAAAAGCATGGTCGCAGCATGGAAGGGGTTTTTGTTTACGGACAAAATAAACTGGAAGAACTGATAAAAGCGAACGAGGTAGAATTCGTAATTATTTCCATTCAAAAAATCTCGATCAAAAAGAAAAATCACATCACGGATATTTGTCTTGAAAATAACGTGCGTGTGTTAAATGTGCCACCTGCTGCCAAATGGATAAACGGTGAATTAAGTTTTAACCAGATTAAAAGTATTCGCATTGAAGATCTTTTAGAACGGGAACCAATTAAGTTAGACACAGATAAAATTCAATCGGAACTCAAAAACAAAGTGATTCTTATTACCGGCGCCGCGGGTAGCATTGGCAGTGAGCTGGCGAGACAGTGTTCGAAATTTAATCCTAAGAAGATTTATTTGCTCGATCAGTCTGAAAGTCCTTTACACGAACTGGACCTTGAATTTTCTGATAAATTGGTCAAACCTCCTTATGAAGTAATTATGGCAGATGTGCGTAATTACGACCGGATGAAAAACGTCTTCACCACTTTTCAGCCACAGATAGTTTTTCATGCCGCCGCATACAAACACGTGCCTATGATGGAGAATAATCCCTCCGAATCTATTCTCACAAATGTTTTAGGCACCAAAGTGCTAGCCGATCTTGCTCACGAACATAAAGTAGAACGTTTTGTTTTTGTTAGTACCGACAAAGCCGTAAATCCAACAAATGTTATGGGCGCCAGCAAAAGGATAGCTGAAATATACATTCAAAGCCTTGGAAAAAATTCTGGCACTAAATTTATCACCACCCGTTTTGGAAATGTTCTGGGCTCTAATGGTTCGGTGATTCCACGTTTTAAAAAACAAATTGAACAGGGCGGACCAATTACCATAACTCATCCGGAAATAACCCGCTACTTTATGACCATTCCTGAAGCGAGTCAACTCGTACTGGAAGCTGCTGCTATGGGTAAAGGTGGAGAAATTTTTGTTTTTGATATGGGCGACTCTATTAAAATTGTAGACCTTGCCCGTAAAATGATTTTGCTGGTTGGCATGAAGGAAGGTAAAGACATTAGTATTGTTTATACAGGATTAAGACCGGGAGAAAAACTTTACGAAGAACTATTGGCCAACAACGAAAACACACTTCCCACGCATCACTCGCAGATCCTTATTGGCAAGGTGCGCGAATACGAATACAATGATGTGAAAGTGATTATACAGGAGTTGATCAAATCTTTTGATACACAAAACAACGAACTCATAGTGCAACGCATGAAAGATCTTGTACCCGAATACATCAGCAATAATTCCATTTTCCAAAAATTAGATTAATGAAGACGAAATTTTTAGTTCTTAGCATGATTATTTTTTTGCTAAGTAGTACGCATGCACTGGCACAGGTTAATAAAACAACTGGCACTGGCGGATCGCTTACAAAACCTAAACTGGTTGTTGGTATCGTTGTAGACCAAATGCGTAATGATTATTTATACAGGTATTGGAACCGCTATGGAAATGGTGGTTTTAAAAGACTTGTAAACGAAGGTTACCATTTCAAAAATGCGCATTACAACTATGTTCCAACTTATACAGGTCCGGGACACAGCAGTATCTACACAGGTGCTACTCCCCGCGCGCATGGTATTATTGGCAACGATTGGTACATAAAAGCGAACGGAAAATCTACTTACTGTTGCGAAGACACGGCTGTGCAAACCATTGGATCTTCCAGTAAGAATGGAAAAATGTCTCCCCAAAATCAATTGAGTTCCACTATTGGTGATGAGATGAAAATGAGCAGCAATCAAAAAGCAAAAGTATTTGCAGTTTCTTTAAAGGACAGAAGCTCTATTCTTCCTGCCGGGCACGCCGCTAACGGAGCCTTCTGGTTTGATGACGCTACCGGAGATTTTATTTCGTCAAGCTGGTATATGAAAGAATTACCCCAATGGCTGCAGGCATTCAATGCAAAAAAACTCACCAAAACTTATTTAGAAAAAGGATGGAACACCGTGTATCCTATTTCCACATATACTAATTCCATAGAAGACTATAACCGCTACGAAGGTTCGCCTGTAAAGGATTCAGCGATCTTTCCCTATCAGTACAACAAACAAATTTTAAAAAACGGCTGGGGCGTAATTAAAGGCATGCCAGCCGGAAATACTTTAACGAAAGACCTCGCTATTGCATGTCTTGTAAACGAAAAATTAGGTAAGGGTTCTGAAACCGATATGCTTTGTATTAGTTTTTCGAGTACCGATTATGTAGGACATTATTTTGGTTTGCGCGCTATTGAAACGGAAGACGTTTACCTTCAGCTGGACAAAGATTTAGAAGAACTGCTGAATGCTTTAGATAAAGAACTTGGAAAAAACAATTACACCATTTTCTTAACTGCCGACCACGGTGGTGCAGATGTTCCTAATGAATTATTGGATAATAAAATTCCTGCGGGTTATATCAGGGAAAAACAAGTTATTAAAGAACTTAAGAATTTTTTAAGAACAAACTATGCCGATACTTTGTTATTTGCCGGTATGAGCAACGAACAAATCTTTTTAAACGATCAAAGAATTTACGACTTTAAATTAAACAAGCTGGAAATTGAAGAACGCATTTGCGCTTTCCTGGTAAGGCTACCCGGAATTGCAGAAGCCTATTCCTCCTCCTCTCTAAAAAATGCTGCTTATGATAAAAACGACTTCCGCGCGCTGCTGCAAAATGGATTCAATCATAAACTAAGCGGCAACATAGCACTTATTTATCAGCCCGGCTGGATGGATCATGGCGATAAAGGCACGAGCCATGGCACTTCCTACAATTACGACACACACATTCCAATTATCTTTTATGGAAACGGAATTAAAAAAGGAGAGAGTTTCAATTACGTCACCATCACACAAATTGCTCCAAGCGTTTGTGAACTTTTAAAAATAAACCAACCTAATTCAACCGTTGCCGAACCACTCAATGGGTATTTTAGATGATTAAAAAAGGCTTAACATTGTTTTTTACTCTTTGGTTGTTTCAATCCTGTCACGTAGGGAGATTTTTTCTTTACAACATGGCGGATGTTCGCGACTATAAAAAATTTCCCAAAACCGAACTGCATAAGTCCGCAACACCTTTCTTTTTTAAAGATGTAAGTCAACTCAACTTCGCGAAGCTTCCAAAAACAGTGAAAGGCAAACGCAAAACCATTTCTTTTGAAAATGCTGTTAAGAAGACAGGAACCGTTGCCTTTATTGTGATCCGTAACGACAGTATTCTTTACCAATGGTATCGTCCGGGCAAACAACGATCAGACATCACTACTACTTTCTCCATGTCAAAATCTTTTATTTCAGCTTTAGTAGGTATCGCGATTGATGAAGGCTATATTAAAAGCGTAAATGATCCCATCACCAATTACCTCGATTTTCTCGATAAAAACGATCCAATAGGTTTTGATAAAGTGACTATACAAAATGTTTTGGACATGCGCTCCGGAATTCATTTCGGAGAAAATTATTTTAATCCCTTTGGTGACATTGCAAAATATTATTATGGCAACCACCTTAAAAAATACCTCAAGCATTTAAGAATGGAAACTGAGCCCGGCAAAAAATTCAAATACATTAGCCTGAACACCCAACTGCTCGGTTTAATCCTCGAAAAAGCCACAGGAAAATCACTCACCACTTACTTGCAGGAAAAACTATGGGACCCCTTAGGAATGGAGTTTGATGCCAGCTGGAGCATTGACAGTAAAAAAAATAAAACCGAAAAAGCTTTTTGTTGCATTAACGGAAGAGCCATTGATTATGCCAAACTCGGCAGACTGTATATAAACAAAGGAAAATGGAACGGTAAAACACTCCTCTCTGAAAACTGGATTCGCGAAACCACTACATTCACCCAACGAAAAAATAATTTTGTTTACTCGAACCATTGGTGGCATACAAGAGATTATCTTCTTTCCCAGGACAGTGTTAAGATTAAACAACCCTACTACATTGATCCCTATGCCAATGTACCAAACTCTTACATCGTAAAACCCTCCGGAGATTTTTTTGCCCAGGGACTTTTTGGCCAATACCTTTACGTTTATCCCGAAAAAAATATAATCATTGTACGCGTTGCTAAGCGCGAAGGCTGGAAAGTTTTATGGCCTGAATTGTTTAAAGAGATTGCACGGAGGAATTAAGAAAATTTCTTCGTCTGATCTTTATGCCCAAAACTCAGTTTCATCTTCTTACTTGGCCCAGAAAAATTTAATTTCACTCCTTTCGTATTTTCAGCACTTTCTCCCGAGCTCTTAGGAATGTAATTTTTACCACGTTTTTTTAAATTACTCCAGGGAATTAAAAGATTCATGTTCGATTCACCTTTAAAATTATAAAGTCCGTCAACAACATAGAGATTCAGGATATTTGAGCCAATTTCCAGCTCTTCAATCTGCATTTCGTAACCCCTGAGTTTAAAGGTCTCAACAAGCTCGGTAAATTCTACATCATTAAAGTCGCGGTTGCGGAATAAAAAATTAGAAAGACTTTGCACCGGCTCGTAATTTATCAAATGGCCATTCACCAATTTTAATTTCACATCACCGGCCATGGTCTCAGGCTTTAAATTCATTTTTTCATCCAGGTCTGTTTTAAATTTCGCTTCTACAGTCATGTTCCCTTTTAAATTAGAACTTACAATTGCTTCCTGCCCGAAATTCTCAAACTGTTCAAATAACTTGGTTACGTTTACATTCTGAATAGTCATATCTGCATTTACCTTTTCAAAATTTTGTACAGATGCTTTTGCAACTATTTTTCCATCGCAGGTATTAATCGAGGCGGATTTAATATTCAAAGCGTTGCCTCTGTACGAAAGATCCACGTTAGCATTACTGCCTTCAATTTTCCGAAAAATTAATTTCTTCGCAAATAAGTTGATGTTGAATTCGAAATGGCCCTGCGAAATTTTACTTGCAGAGGCACTTGTACTTTCTTTTGTAGTTTTATCTTTTTCAGGAGCTGGTGTGTCTGATTTTACAAAAAGAGGATTGAGGTCTAGTTTTTCTGTTCTCGCCGAAGCCTCTGCCTTAAAACCTTTACTGAGTCCAAACAAATAAGGCACAAAACCTTCTGCTTTTCCCTTCACAAGGGCATCAGCAATATCTGTCTTCACCCGAAGATTATCGAATTGCAGATCGCGGTTATTTAAACTTGCATTTCCATTTAGCGTATAAACATATGCCCGATCTAATTCTTTATAACTCAGATTTTTAAAAGTTAAGTAAGCTGTTAAACTCATGGGGCTTTGTAAAAACTGCGCTTTATTAAGCATGTCGGTTGGGCCGCTATAGTGAAGCTTAGCCGTAGCCGATCCTTTTAAAACAAGATCTTTAGAAACTTCGTAAGGAATTTTATTAGCCTCGATCAAAAGATCGGCTTCAATCGCGATATCTGGTTTTGTAAGGTTATTAACCTTCACAGTAGCTTTAAAAGGAAAATCATAAACCTTGCCTTTAAGCGGTTCAAACACGATAGACGCGTGTTCCATATCTCCACGCTGACCAGTAGAATCAAGGCTCCGGATTTTACCGGTAAAAAACACTCCGGAGTAAGGTATTTTGCTATGCCCTATAGCCAGATCACAGTTCTCTCCAATAACTTCCGCCAGAATAACGGGATCTTCTTTCTTACCAAGATTAACAACCAATAAAATTTTTGCATCTATAGGTCTTTTAACTTCAAAATTGGAAAGGACCTTTTTAATTTTTGGCGTTAAGAGCTCTGCTACTTTTTCCACTTTTAATTTTTCGCCCTTAATTTGCAAAGCGAGTCTTTGATTTTCTCCTAAATTTATAAGGGAAGTAAGATAATAAGTCTGGTCTTCAATTTCTGCTTGCGAAGATGGAAGTATACACATTGTTTTACGATCAAAAATATAATTGATATCGAGATCAAGAATAGCCCGTTTTTGTTTAAGAAAAGCTCCGTTTTTTTCATTGAATAAAAGTTCCTCTACCACAGACTTCCCCCGCAGAGTAGCCTCTACCCCATCCGAGTACTGTTTTAAGCGAATAGCCATTTCTTTAAAATCTATGGCTATGTTCTGTTTCTTCTCTTTATTTTTAAAAGCAAATTTTACATGCTCCAGCGAAATCTTGTTTACTTCAAAACTAATTCCTGTGTGCTTGGCAGTATCATGAGGTTGTTTTTTAAATTCGAAATTGCGTGTTCCATCTTCATTTCTTTGAAGCAAAATTTCCGCGTCACTCATAGAAATATATTTCACAACAAATTGTTTGTGAAACATTTTCTCCATGTTAAACGACAACGAAAGGGAACCTGCTTTTAAAATCGGCTCACTTTTTCCATTTAACTCGCTGGCTATATAAATATCTTTTAACTGCATGGAAGCATGCGGCCAATTATCAAAAAAGGTAACGCGAATGTCGGCTACTTTTAAATCCAGTCCATAATTCACTTTAAGATTTTCAATCAATAAAGCATTGAGTTCTTTCTTGTAAAAAGTAATCGTGACAAAAATTGCTGCACCTGTGAGAAAGAGCAAGATAAACAGCCCTATAAAAAAACGTTTAATATATTTCATTGATATCCTTAAACTGCAAATCTCATGCTACGTGCATGTATTGCTAATGTAAGACATTTTCGGTTGAACAGCCCGGTTTTAGTCGCCTACGGACCTTATTTTGTCGAATTGTTTGCAGGCATGAGATTTGCGATTGCACAACTTTGAAAGACAAATGAGCAATGTGTTTCTCACAGATTAATTGCTAATTGTTGCCAGGAGTATGCGGATTCCGAAAGTAGAGCGGGGCATTTCCGGGTACTTACCTATAACAAAATCGCTAAGCCGGTAGTCGTAAAAAAACAAAAAAGGATAATAGCCTACATTTACGAAAGCTCTAAAATCTGTAAACTGGTGTATTCCCCAGGCTTGTATAATTTTATTGCCCTCATAATTCCCTCTGTAACGAAAATATAAGGGGAAATTATAAATTGCTCCTACCTCAGCGATAAAACCCGGAGGCGAAGTTTTGCTTTTTTGATTCCTGCTGCAAAGCCTTACTTTATAATCAAGATGGGCGTTGAGATAGTGATAGGCCTCCTCCGTTTTTTTGTAAGAAACCGGGGCTGCAATAAACGAGGTGTCTCCAGCAATTTTAATGTAGTGATAATTAAAACCAAAGCCGAAGATACTCGCGAAATGCCGGTGTTTTATTTTCCAGGAGTGCAATCCCATTCCAATCATAAAACCGCTTCGAAACACGCTATTCGGACTCTGAAGTCTTCCATTTTGGTACCCTAAATTAAACTCGCCATCTCCTGTTCTTCCACTCAAACTATCAGCCGAATCTCTTGTCTCCGATATATCCAGATCAACATACAAGCGGGTAATATCATTTGCAAAAACAGTTATTTCCCGTGAAAAAAACAGACGGTTTGAATTTGT is a genomic window of Sphingobacteriaceae bacterium containing:
- a CDS encoding polysaccharide biosynthesis protein encodes the protein MYGIFKLFWQYNLPRWSILFIDTLICAFALSLAFVIRFDFASIPENDARNLPYDFIVVLGVRLSSFAISKTYKGVVRYTSTRDTIRIFSVVVIGSLLIFALNIISHSVLGYRFIPNSVLIIDALVSLFLMISSRLAVKALYFEIKNPAREKMNVIIYGAGESGIITKRTLDRDAAIKYKVVGFIDDDEKKHGRSMEGVFVYGQNKLEELIKANEVEFVIISIQKISIKKKNHITDICLENNVRVLNVPPAAKWINGELSFNQIKSIRIEDLLEREPIKLDTDKIQSELKNKVILITGAAGSIGSELARQCSKFNPKKIYLLDQSESPLHELDLEFSDKLVKPPYEVIMADVRNYDRMKNVFTTFQPQIVFHAAAYKHVPMMENNPSESILTNVLGTKVLADLAHEHKVERFVFVSTDKAVNPTNVMGASKRIAEIYIQSLGKNSGTKFITTRFGNVLGSNGSVIPRFKKQIEQGGPITITHPEITRYFMTIPEASQLVLEAAAMGKGGEIFVFDMGDSIKIVDLARKMILLVGMKEGKDISIVYTGLRPGEKLYEELLANNENTLPTHHSQILIGKVREYEYNDVKVIIQELIKSFDTQNNELIVQRMKDLVPEYISNNSIFQKLD
- a CDS encoding alkaline phosphatase, giving the protein MKTKFLVLSMIIFLLSSTHALAQVNKTTGTGGSLTKPKLVVGIVVDQMRNDYLYRYWNRYGNGGFKRLVNEGYHFKNAHYNYVPTYTGPGHSSIYTGATPRAHGIIGNDWYIKANGKSTYCCEDTAVQTIGSSSKNGKMSPQNQLSSTIGDEMKMSSNQKAKVFAVSLKDRSSILPAGHAANGAFWFDDATGDFISSSWYMKELPQWLQAFNAKKLTKTYLEKGWNTVYPISTYTNSIEDYNRYEGSPVKDSAIFPYQYNKQILKNGWGVIKGMPAGNTLTKDLAIACLVNEKLGKGSETDMLCISFSSTDYVGHYFGLRAIETEDVYLQLDKDLEELLNALDKELGKNNYTIFLTADHGGADVPNELLDNKIPAGYIREKQVIKELKNFLRTNYADTLLFAGMSNEQIFLNDQRIYDFKLNKLEIEERICAFLVRLPGIAEAYSSSSLKNAAYDKNDFRALLQNGFNHKLSGNIALIYQPGWMDHGDKGTSHGTSYNYDTHIPIIFYGNGIKKGESFNYVTITQIAPSVCELLKINQPNSTVAEPLNGYFR
- a CDS encoding serine hydrolase, giving the protein MIKKGLTLFFTLWLFQSCHVGRFFLYNMADVRDYKKFPKTELHKSATPFFFKDVSQLNFAKLPKTVKGKRKTISFENAVKKTGTVAFIVIRNDSILYQWYRPGKQRSDITTTFSMSKSFISALVGIAIDEGYIKSVNDPITNYLDFLDKNDPIGFDKVTIQNVLDMRSGIHFGENYFNPFGDIAKYYYGNHLKKYLKHLRMETEPGKKFKYISLNTQLLGLILEKATGKSLTTYLQEKLWDPLGMEFDASWSIDSKKNKTEKAFCCINGRAIDYAKLGRLYINKGKWNGKTLLSENWIRETTTFTQRKNNFVYSNHWWHTRDYLLSQDSVKIKQPYYIDPYANVPNSYIVKPSGDFFAQGLFGQYLYVYPEKNIIIVRVAKREGWKVLWPELFKEIARRN